The window TATTGAAAGAGGGCACGCGTACTGTGCTGTCTATTCGAAATCCGATCAGGAAAATGTTCTGCGGACCTTGACTGAGATCCCACAATTAGCAGACGATGAGGTCTATACCGTCAAGTTCAAGATTCCGGGAGGCAAGACGCAGTTTTCCGATCTTTCAAAGGGTGAGATGACCTTTGAGAATGAGAACTTCTCTGACTTCATAATAATTAAATCCAATGGATTTCCTACCTACAATTTTGCGGTGGTCATCGATGATCACATGATGGATATCACACACGTTTTCAGAGGGGAAGATCATCTTACAAACACTCCTAGACAGATAATGATATACAGAGCTCTCAACTGGGAACCGCCAACTTTTATGCACATACCGCTGATTCTTGGGAGTGACAGAGCTCCTCTTTCAAAGAGGCATGGTCACACGAGTGTAGATCATTTCAGAAGGGAAGGTTATCTCAGCGTAGGATTAATGAACTATCTAGCCCTTCTCGGATGGACAGTGGATCAGGAAATCTTCGACTACCATGAAAAAGTCAGAGATTTCATTCCTTCCGATATCTCTAATAAGGGTGTAGTCTTCGATTACGAAAAGCTGGAATGGATCAATGGAAAACACTTGAGATTGCTCGAACCCGAAGAGCTGATCGTGCAGTTTGGACTGTGGCTGAAGTTTACAGGAAGATTTGACTACTATGCCAGTATCGAAGCCGATCAGTTTTACTCAAGAGAAGTCCTCACAATGTCCAGAGAAAAGATTAACACTCTTGAACAATTATTCGATTTCTCGGCTCCCTTTTTCAGCAATGAAGTCGATTATCAAGAGGACTACGTTGTCAAATATTTGCACAATGAATGGAGCAAGGACCTAATATCTGCAGCAATCAGAAAGTTTGAAGACGCATCTGATTGGTCTGTTGAGGCTGTCGAAAAGACCGTAAGAGAACTTGCAGAAGAAAAGATCACGTCAAAGAAGAATACTTTCCAGACTCTACGAGGGGGGGTAACGGGCAGACTCGTGACTCCAGGACTTTTCGAGACGATTTCGGTGCTTGGTCGAGATAGAGTTTTGGAGAGATTGGAGAGTCTGCTCGAAATGATAGAGTATGAAGAAGGGAATCTCTCTGATTGAGATGGTCGTCTCTCTTGCTGTATCAGCGTTGCTGCTAATATCCATTTTCAAGATAGTGAATTTGTCACTGGCGATGTCATTCAGCATAGTGAAAGAAACAAAGGCTTACACGGCTCTGTCCAGAACCTTCGATATTCTAGAGAGGGACCTCTCCCGTTCAACCGGAAACTTCTCCTGGGGAGTTTCCTTCATCAGTTTTGACGCGATTATTGAAGGTGAATATAAGAGAATTAGGTATTACGTTTCCGGTAACAGAATAATGAGAAGATCCGGAAATTCATATAACACGGTGACTGAATTTCAGAAGTCAGCCGGCTTTTTTGAAGAAGAAGAGATAGTTAGATTCATTATTGATGAAAGAGAAATCCTGATTGGGATTGAAGGTGGATAAAATGAATCCAAAAGAAATAAGAAAGATGCTTCATGCAATTGAAGAAGAGATTTCCTCAAGGGCCGAAATGAATCTGAAAGATATGCTGGATTCACCTTCGGCATATGTTAGGGCCAGGGCTGTGAAGTCCGCCTCCGATAGAGAGATGAAGATAGAGAATATCGAATCCTTTCTAGAAGATCCGTCTCCTGAAGTAAGGAAAAATGCTGTTGCTTCGATGGCAAAAGCCGGTGAAAGTCGCGACACTATACTCAAAGCCTTAGACGATCCCTCAGACCTGGTTCGTAGTATAACGGTTAAAGAGCTGACTGAGTTTGGTTATGAAGATGAGGATCTTGCGAGAAGAATTGCCGCAGATCCTTCAAAGAAGGTTAGAAAAACTTTTGTAATAGCTCTTGCAGAAGCTGGGGAGAGAGAACTTCTCAAAGAGTTTGCGGAGGATCCCAGCAATGATATTCGAGGGATTCTGGCTGCCTTCAATGGAGAACTCGAACTGAAAGAAGAGGAGCTCTCTTCACTATCTAGAAAATTTCAGAAAATTGCTTTGCTTTCAAAACTGGGCCAGCGGAATTCGGGTACTGCTGAGAGAATGCTTGCACTTCTAAAGGACTTTCGTGCCGCCAATATTAAGCGAACCCTGGTCGAGGTTTTTGAGTCTTTCCCTGAAGAGATTTCGCTTCCCGCACTAAGAAAGCTCATCGAATCCGAGGATAGAACCGTTGCGATAGCTGCTCTGAAGACCTATAGAAAGATCAAAGGATATGATGTTTCTCTACTGCAGGCTGCGGAAAGGTTTATGGATTCGGAAGATGAAGAGATGAGGTTCGTTGGTGCTCAATATGTCAAGGGTTTGGTTGAGCCTTCCGCAGTTGAGATTCTCCATGCTGGACTGGAGGACCCCTCTGACAGAGTGAGAGCGGTGTGTATGGAGGCTTTGGCTAATCTCATGGATCATTCAATTGAGGACGTGATCGACGAGTCGCTCAGGTCGACATCATCGAAGCTAAAGAAAGCATCGTTGAGAGCAATAAAAAAACTCAAGACCATAGATATGGGAGACCATGTTGGAAGGATTCTTTCTAACAGAAAAGAGGAGCTTCAGACAAGAATACTTGCTTCTTCAGTAGCAGGCCTTCTTAAACTGGACGGTCTTCTCCCGCATCTTGAGGGAATAGTATTGGATGCTTCCAACGAAAGCCGCCTCAGGATAGCTTCTGCCCGGGCCATGGCAAGAATCAATCCTTCTCGTTTAGCAGATCTTTTCGGCTTCACAGTATGATGGCACTCAAAATTGAAAGGACCGTTACTACCAGAAGAATCGAGTCGTTTGAAGACCAGCTCTTTTCCCTAAGGCTAGTTAACTTTTGTCCGGGTTTGTAGCCCCTAATCTGAAGGGCGACTGCAGTATCCTGAGCCTTTTTTAGCGATGTCGTAATTACCGGGATCACTACTGATAGCGAGTTTTTCACTTTTGAAGTAATGCTTCCTCTGTCAAAATCAACGCCTCTCGCCTTCTGTGCCATGATTATCCGGTTTGTTTGAAGAGAAATCAGTGGGATGAAAGTAAGTGTCAACGAAAGCGCCATCCCAAGTTCAGAAGACCGTTTCCTGCTGGCAGGGAACTTGCTGACAATCTCTTCCACAGAAAAAGAGATCTCAAGGGGAGATGTCGTGAGTGAGAGAACTATACTGAAAAGCACGGCAAGAATCATTCTCCCCGAAAGCAAAACAGAGTTAATTAAACCTTCTTCCGTAATTCTCAACACTTTTAGGTCCAGCAGGACTTTTCCGTGAGAGAAAAGGATCTGAAAGACCACGATCAACAGGATCAACAATCTTATTCCCCGAAGTGCCTTCATATACTCCCTGAAAGGAACTGCCGAAAGTCCGGAGAGAATTATCCAAAGTGATAAGAAGACTGTGAAATCTCCAAACCCGCTCAGAAAAAGAGAGCCGACCGCAAGCGAAACAAAGGATATGGTCTTTGCTACTGGTGACAATTTGTGAATAACCGAATCAACCGGAACGAAACGCCCAAGTGGAATTCCTACCAAACAGCTCTCTCCCTATAACGAACAAAGCTAGTCGGTGTTTCCCACACCGCCACTTCATAAAGCTCGTATTGGTTCCCCTCAACCCTGGAAGCCAGGCGTTTGAATATCCACTCAGCGATGTTCTCTGCGGTCGGCTGAGGTATAACATCATTTATGTATGCATGATCGAGTAAGTTCAAAACCTCCGATTTGACCAAATCTTTTAGCTGCAAAAAATCAACGACCATATCCTCTTGATTCTTCTCTCCTGCAACTGTTATCTGTAGCTTATAAGTGTGGCCGTGAAGTTTCTCACACTTTCCGTGATAACTTGTCAGATTATGAGCCGCATCAAATGTGAATTCCTTAGTTAGGAAGAACATTGGTCCCTATCACCTTCCTTTCTCACAAACAATATAGACCTTCTTATGCAACTATCATATCCTATTCTCACTTGTCAGAAACACCAAAGCTTAAGAAATATCTATTGTTTGTCTGGGCTATCAAATTGAGAAATCCTATTAATGGTGGCTGACATCGGCGTTTCACCCCACCACTATGAAGGAATAAGAAAAGGCACAGTAGATTCCGAAATCAGACGCGGGTTAGAACGGCAGTCAATGGGGAACAGATGACGCGAGCATAGGATTTCTAAAAGAGATGCCATAAATTGTGAACCAACAAACCACTTGGCGAGCCTTATCCGAGGTTATATAACTGCCATGTCAACATAGAAACGTTTGATCACCGTCTAACTGATTGCTATTATTGCAATGAAATAGGTTCATCGAACTGGGTGGTGGATTGGTCACGGATAGCTATTAGACGAGAAAAAGGAGCAATTAGAAGAATAGAGAGCGAGAGTTGAAACCCCAGAGTATTGAGCGTTCCAACCTTATGGAAATTGATTGGGTATTCTCTGGAATAAGCTCTCTGATTCTTCTGATTTTTGACTTGAAGACATAAAAAAAGGGCCTCTTTTGAGACCCGAAGTCATCTTTCTTTCCGTGGGGGAAAAGGGGGGTTGCTTGTATATCGCGATTCTACTGGTGTAATTAATCTATAGAGCTAAGAAATTTCCGTATCTTGCAGAAGCCGATCTCGCCTTGTCGATTTCTTTTTGAACGTCTTTTCCTGTTCTTGGTGATCTCTTCTTCATAATCGACTCCTCCTTTTGTTTTCGTTCGATTCATCTCTTACACTCAGATCATAACACTGTGTTTGATGGTTGTCAAACTATCCTTGTTAAGGGGCGATGAACTTCTAACAATATATCAATTAAGTCGGACCTGATTCTCTTGTCCTGTACATAGAGTATCGATGATGAAAACTATTAACTGTATAGAAGGTTGAATGAAGAGGGTTTCACGGTGGCGAGTGAACAGATAAAGGTGGTTCAATGTATCTCTAACAGTA is drawn from Mesotoga sp. BH458_6_3_2_1 and contains these coding sequences:
- a CDS encoding energy-coupling factor transporter transmembrane protein EcfT, with amino-acid sequence MVGIPLGRFVPVDSVIHKLSPVAKTISFVSLAVGSLFLSGFGDFTVFLSLWIILSGLSAVPFREYMKALRGIRLLILLIVVFQILFSHGKVLLDLKVLRITEEGLINSVLLSGRMILAVLFSIVLSLTTSPLEISFSVEEIVSKFPASRKRSSELGMALSLTLTFIPLISLQTNRIIMAQKARGVDFDRGSITSKVKNSLSVVIPVITTSLKKAQDTAVALQIRGYKPGQKLTSLREKSWSSNDSILLVVTVLSILSAIIL
- a CDS encoding HEAT repeat domain-containing protein, translated to MNPKEIRKMLHAIEEEISSRAEMNLKDMLDSPSAYVRARAVKSASDREMKIENIESFLEDPSPEVRKNAVASMAKAGESRDTILKALDDPSDLVRSITVKELTEFGYEDEDLARRIAADPSKKVRKTFVIALAEAGERELLKEFAEDPSNDIRGILAAFNGELELKEEELSSLSRKFQKIALLSKLGQRNSGTAERMLALLKDFRAANIKRTLVEVFESFPEEISLPALRKLIESEDRTVAIAALKTYRKIKGYDVSLLQAAERFMDSEDEEMRFVGAQYVKGLVEPSAVEILHAGLEDPSDRVRAVCMEALANLMDHSIEDVIDESLRSTSSKLKKASLRAIKKLKTIDMGDHVGRILSNRKEELQTRILASSVAGLLKLDGLLPHLEGIVLDASNESRLRIASARAMARINPSRLADLFGFTV
- the gltX gene encoding glutamate--tRNA ligase, producing the protein MVRCRFAPSPTGNLHVGGVRTALFNWLFAKNQNGSFVLRIEDTDTERSEKIFEDQILTSMKWCGLDWSEGPDIGGDFGPYRQSERVELGFYDKYAQELIERGHAYCAVYSKSDQENVLRTLTEIPQLADDEVYTVKFKIPGGKTQFSDLSKGEMTFENENFSDFIIIKSNGFPTYNFAVVIDDHMMDITHVFRGEDHLTNTPRQIMIYRALNWEPPTFMHIPLILGSDRAPLSKRHGHTSVDHFRREGYLSVGLMNYLALLGWTVDQEIFDYHEKVRDFIPSDISNKGVVFDYEKLEWINGKHLRLLEPEELIVQFGLWLKFTGRFDYYASIEADQFYSREVLTMSREKINTLEQLFDFSAPFFSNEVDYQEDYVVKYLHNEWSKDLISAAIRKFEDASDWSVEAVEKTVRELAEEKITSKKNTFQTLRGGVTGRLVTPGLFETISVLGRDRVLERLESLLEMIEYEEGNLSD
- the queD gene encoding 6-carboxytetrahydropterin synthase QueD, which produces MFFLTKEFTFDAAHNLTSYHGKCEKLHGHTYKLQITVAGEKNQEDMVVDFLQLKDLVKSEVLNLLDHAYINDVIPQPTAENIAEWIFKRLASRVEGNQYELYEVAVWETPTSFVRYRERAVW
- a CDS encoding type II secretion system protein J, producing MKKGISLIEMVVSLAVSALLLISIFKIVNLSLAMSFSIVKETKAYTALSRTFDILERDLSRSTGNFSWGVSFISFDAIIEGEYKRIRYYVSGNRIMRRSGNSYNTVTEFQKSAGFFEEEEIVRFIIDEREILIGIEGG